From the Desulfovibrio sp. JC010 genome, one window contains:
- a CDS encoding DUF4405 domain-containing protein gives MFRKITSLTSFFSFIVLIITSVVLYIVPQGRVAYWADWTMLTLSKEQWGDIHICTGVLFLVVSILHIWLNWKPILAYLKKKAGEANFTSPAFFISLIITLFVAFGTLLELPPMKQVLEGTQYFQAKGEEKYGIPPYGHAELSPLEIFCKRMGLDVDKAAASIKNAGIELESTKESIKSIANKAGLTPKELHDIILKDQPQNKSSMKKEGGDSNQQSGQSGAGIGRMSLGQYCAKYNLDLNTALGILREKGVVVDKNTLIKEIAGALGLDSPRALGNLLNP, from the coding sequence ATGTTTAGAAAAATCACTTCCCTGACCAGCTTTTTTTCATTTATCGTCCTGATTATCACCAGTGTAGTTCTGTATATCGTCCCGCAGGGCAGGGTTGCCTACTGGGCGGACTGGACTATGCTGACCTTAAGCAAGGAACAATGGGGCGATATCCATATCTGCACCGGGGTCCTTTTTCTTGTTGTTTCCATCCTGCACATCTGGCTGAACTGGAAGCCCATTCTCGCCTACCTTAAAAAGAAAGCCGGGGAAGCAAATTTCACATCTCCCGCATTTTTTATCAGCCTGATAATCACTCTTTTTGTTGCTTTCGGTACCCTGCTTGAACTGCCGCCCATGAAGCAGGTTCTTGAAGGCACCCAGTACTTTCAGGCCAAGGGTGAAGAAAAATACGGAATTCCCCCGTACGGACACGCGGAACTCAGCCCGCTGGAAATTTTCTGCAAGCGTATGGGGCTGGATGTGGACAAGGCCGCCGCATCCATAAAGAACGCCGGTATTGAACTTGAATCCACCAAGGAATCCATCAAATCCATCGCCAACAAGGCAGGACTTACCCCCAAAGAGCTGCATGATATTATTTTAAAAGATCAACCACAGAACAAATCCTCCATGAAAAAAGAAGGAGGGGACTCGAATCAGCAGTCCGGCCAATCAGGCGCAGGAATAGGACGCATGAGCCTTGGGCAATACTGCGCAAAATACAATCTGGATCTGAACACCGCACTGGGCATCCTGCGCGAAAAGGGCGTGGTTGTTGACAAAAACACCCTCATCAAGGAGATTGCAGGGGCACTGGGACTGGATTCTCCGCGTGCATTAGGCAACCTGCTAAATCCCTAA
- a CDS encoding periplasmic heavy metal sensor, whose protein sequence is MKRKALVPLIVVLVLAVASVAMARNGYRNAGYHNGNWAAYEQLTPEKQKQVQEIIKKYESTFQTLKSEQWAKHTELKALVDSGKADKETIHALVQELSKVRDKLYAEHKKMAEEIEKETGLTFPPMGQGMGKGGRGCGNYKQGDCPAGGCPGQRS, encoded by the coding sequence ATGAAAAGAAAAGCTCTGGTTCCCTTGATCGTCGTGCTGGTTCTGGCTGTAGCATCAGTCGCCATGGCACGGAACGGTTACCGGAACGCCGGTTACCACAACGGTAACTGGGCTGCCTATGAGCAGCTGACACCTGAGAAACAAAAACAGGTGCAAGAGATCATTAAAAAATATGAATCCACTTTTCAGACCCTGAAGAGCGAACAGTGGGCAAAACACACTGAACTTAAAGCTCTGGTGGATTCCGGCAAGGCCGACAAAGAGACCATCCATGCTCTGGTGCAGGAACTTTCCAAAGTACGGGACAAGCTCTACGCAGAACATAAAAAGATGGCAGAAGAAATAGAAAAGGAAACCGGCCTGACCTTCCCGCCCATGGGGCAGGGAATGGGTAAAGGCGGCAGAGGCTGCGGCAACTACAAGCAGGGCGACTGCCCTGCCGGAGGATGTCCGGGCCAACGTTCCTAA